In the genome of Doryrhamphus excisus isolate RoL2022-K1 chromosome 11, RoL_Dexc_1.0, whole genome shotgun sequence, the window GGTGCGGCCTCCAGGATGTGAGAAAAATAAATTCCCACACCCATTTGTACCTGCGGGCCAGTGGCGCTCCGACAGGGGATTTCACCGCACTGATGACGGGGCACGGTCTTCCTTCCTGAACCCACATAAATCTGTCGGTGAACGCCATACCTACAGTGTAAtattaaaagtgtttttcatGACCTTGCCGCTCAGGAGGGGAGAGCAAAGCAGGCTGTTGTTGGCTAACCCGAGCAATACGTGCTTAGAATTAGTTATTTTTTGATTGACGCAAATTTATACAAATAGCCCGCTGACCTGACTACGCTGCGTGTTAGCATGAAGTCCTTGAGTTTACATTAAAGCTCATTTAACAATCACTTAAATTGTTCTTATTATACCTCCTTGTTcaatacatataaaaacaaaacatgttggaGTGGTTATCATGTGACTATACCAGGATATGGCTGCCCCAAAATGGCGGCACGTCAGGTATGCTAGCTTATTTTAAGGCCATTTTATTATCCTCATGCTTTAATAGAATGTGAAATATTACAATTCAAACGTTCTTACTATATTTCTACAACgaattaaactttttaaaaaaagctggAATGGTTATCATGTGACTATGCCAGGATATGGTTTCCCCCCAACATTTAGCGTGTTAGGTAAGCTAGCTAATTTCCTTAAGCTTATTTTTTGCCGTTTTAAAGCTCATTTAACAATCATTGAGTGTCAGATATTAAActtcatttattattactatatttttgtgTTCAATTCATCTAAAAATAAGCTACAAAATATGTTagagtggttgtcatgtgactatacCAGGCCATGGCTGCCCCAAAATGGCGGCATGTCAGGTAGGCTAGCTTATTTTAAGACCATTTAATTATCCTCATGCTTTAATAGAAtgtgaaatattacaattaaagtGTTCTTACTATATTTCTACAAtgaattcaaatttttaaaaaaagctcaaaataattttgtgttattattattattacagtccATGTCCtttgtgaagccatcttcatcaTTAGGTAAGCTAGCTTATTTCcttaagtttattattatttccttaagtatatatatatatatatattatataaatataaatattttatatgttaaATTCATCTAAAAATAAGCTACAAAATATGTTGGAGTGATTGTCATGTGACAATATAGTCAAGCTCATTTTAAAGGCATTTAACAATCTTTATTGTTTAATAGAGTGTCAAATATTATAATTCAACTGCTCTTACTATATTTTTCAACACTCATTTTggagtggttgtcatgtgactcccAGCATGTTGCGGCAGAAAGACCCTTAATTTCCCTCAATTGCCATTattgaaaacaataataacagttCAACCATGTGCACGGTGACCATGctattattccattattatttaaCTTTACGTGGCtccaaaaacatgacaagaatGAACTTGCGAGGGCATTCATCAAGTCAGCAAAGGACCTCTGTCAGTTTACACGCACGGCGTTACAGCCTCCCGGCCAGAggctataatatataatttagcACCCGTTGCAGAAGTCGATGTGATGTTTGGAAGTCACCagaaacaaacaatatataattgtaatatttaatttgGATGTTTAGAAAACTGCTTTACAAATATACAGACAGtcaaagagaaaataaatacatttgtacaAAAAATGGCGGCAGATGTGTCAAAATGATCATACTTCCTTATGATGCAAATACCTAACAGTTTGGCCCAGAATTTTTAGCTCAACgtcaaatataatattatataatataatatcatccAGCATCAGTGAATGACAACAACATCGTTTTGCGTCTTTTAGAACATGCACATCGTTCTGCACCTGATCATTGCactcatatttatatttgatgAATTACATTCCATGACTCAGTTAAACCGATCGCCAAAATCCTCCCTGAGATCATTCAACAGTTCAACGACGTTCATGGTAGTTCACAGTATTTCTGAGCCCACAGAGAAATTGTGCTCCTGCTCCTGCAGGTAGTTCATTTGCCAGGGAAGTCCCAAATTTGGAGACGGCTCCACAAAAGTGTCCATGTAACCCTGAGTGCAGGAACCCCATAATCCAGGCTGGTACCCCAACCCGTCACCCACCTGAGAGAATCGCAGTGGGCTTGGCGGATGTTCATGAGGGCTGCCACAGTGGCCACGTGAAGTGTAAAGGTGTCCTTCCGTGGGATAACACGGGTAGTGTGGCGAAGGGGGGCATGAGGAGATGCTGCTATCCATGTAGACGTGATGCTCCATGGGGAGCCTGTACACGTGGGGTGCCTGTTGGGGCTGCAGATGTTGGGATACGGATGCATGCCAGGGAGCGTAACTCTGGTGCTCCAGACGAGGCATTGTCACTCTTGTCGGCTCAAGTTGAGAAGCCGCCATTGGCGTCGGCGCCGCCGCCGATGACCTGTTGCATTCCCGATGGGTGCAAGGCTTTCCTGGAGGGTTAGTGCTCAGGAACACGGAAAGAGCAGAGATACGATTGATGGCCCTCTGCAGTGTAGCGATCTTGGAGAGACGTTTGCCGCTAAGGTCGTGGTTCAAGGCAACCCGGAGAGCATTGAAGGCCTGGTTGTAGTCCATAATGCGTTTTCTCTCACGGACATTGGCGGCCATACGTCGAGCTTTGGAGCGAACCGGCCTATTACGTTTCTTGGTCTGACCCTCCTCTGGGTCGCTCGGGCTGCTAGTGGAGCTCTCGCTGTCCTGGAACGATGCCTTGGGACTTCCTTCGCTCTCACCTTGACCAAGAGCACCAATCTCCAGCTCTTCTTCGGAGATCTCTGATTCTGCGACGCTGCTGCAGCTCATTGTGTCAAAGTAGTAAAGACTCGACGTCGGTAAGAACAAGAACCCTGCAGATGCTCAAGGGGCTGTCGGTGTTTGCTACTTTGCCGACAGCCCGGCTGTTCTCCTCCCCTTTTACTCCTCTGGAGATCACTTGTACCTCAGGACAGGTCGGCCTGCTTTTTATAGCTCCTGAAGTCACATGGTACAGTCACCTGTAAGGAATGGTGCACTCTCTCCCTCTTCCAAGTTTATGAGTGCCCTTCAGCCAAATGGCACtgtcacctcctcctcctcctcctcctcctctgactCTCCCTCACATCCCTTACAAGTTGCAACATTTTACGCCGGgcgcacaaaaacaaaacgcacaTCATAATCGGGAAATATCAATCCAGGTTTTTATAGAGGGATGGGTGCTCCGATAAGTCCTTCCGGCGATTACAAGTGGCTTATGAGAGAATTAGTTTACCTTTCTTTTTGACACATTTACCTCGACTATGCTGCAAAATGGTACATCAGTGACAATTGGGAAGTAGTAAGACTCaagtgtgattatttaatttgaggtattgtaaagaattttttttctcactcaCATACTTTTattagcggcacggcggtcgagtggttagcgcgcagacctcacagctaggagaccagggttcaattccaccctcggccaatctctgtgtggagtttgcatgttctccccgtgcatgcgtggattttctccgggtactccggtttcctcccacattccacatgctaggttaattagcgactccaaattttccataggtatgaatctgagtgtgaatggttgtttgtctatatgtgccctgtgattggctggccaccagtccagagtgtactccgcctctcgcctgaagacagctgggataggctccagcaacgcccgcgaccctcgtgaggataagcggtagaaaatgaatgaataaattaatgaatattgccaaaaaaagtacaaaaaccgtgacattacatatataattattttgaaaattacttaaaatattaatttagatgtattttgatttctattagtttacatatttttattacattttttaaatatgaaaaataatttttatgacTGAGCTGcacgttggacgagtggttagcgtgcagacctcacagctaggaaacccgtgtTCAATCCGACCCTCGGGGGGACccccttttctccgggtactccggtttcctcccacattccaaaaacatgctaggttaattagcgactccaaattgtccataggtatgaatgtgagtgtgaatggttgtttgtctatatgtgccctgtgattggctggcgaccagtccggggtgtaccccgcctctcgcccgaagacagctgggataggctccagcacccccgcgaccctcgtgaggaaaaagcggtagaaaatgaatgaatgaatgaacatatttttatttttcaatctcactgaaacaataccataacattgatgtttttatatccttgttaGCTTGTAATGACTGTTCAGTTGGAgcggtttctttctttcttttgtattGGACTATGTATGTCCAATGTCtgtgtagacaaggaataatatatgttttgttgggatgaggttggaatctgggtggttgggGGAGTgagactagataagtcttgacttcttcccactccttttcgaacatgtgtaggtttatatatacataagtgtttttatttgtatcgaTTTTAGTTGGTTTGTGgtgttttggatgtttttcatgttcgaaataaagaaaaagaagaaatagcAGTGAAGGCATTCAACGTGAGTGACGGATCACAATGGGTCTTCAGGACAAATTGCACACTTATCCAAGTGACCCAGTCTTTTCAACACATTTCCCATTTTCTCAGGTCTGAGAAGGTAGATTTGTCTTGCAATTAGGGGTCTCAAGAGTGGCGATTCACCCctctctctccgtctctctctctctctctctgctcaGGTTTTTAAGGGCCATGTAATTTAAAGTAGCTTCCCTTGGAAACCATCCTCATAAATCAGGCTTGGGCAGCACCTCAGGACAAGAACGGAGCAAAGCCTTCAAACTTCAAAgccaagaggaaaaaaaaacaagggcaaATACTTTACAATTAGAACCTGCAATTGCTGCTGGCTGAGGCTATCCGTCTTCCAGAACGTGTTGCTCGTGAACATGGTTCCATTTTTAAACACGGAGACTTGTAGTGCTTAGCGTTGTTTCGTGATTTAAATGTCTTGGAACAGATCACTCAAACACCAGTGGAATAACAGATCCAAAATGGGATTTCTGGATGGATGCAGAAGGTCGGGTAACTAAAGGGGAAGCCCTCAGATGCCGAACTGACGGTCGTTGAGGAGCACTACTTCCTTCCTGTAGTCCTCTTTGTGTTGAGGCTTTTAGACACTATCGTTTAAACAATTACAACCCATCAAGACATCTCTTCATGGTGGGAATGCTTTTCTGTCTGGAAGATTAATTAGTGTTGGGAAAATTACTTTCAGAAACATAATGAGTTATAGGGCTGCAGCTATGAAGGGACGTATTGATTCATTTTGTTCAATGAATCAAGTAATTGGATAAAATACTCTTTAAACTCTCAGtatttgaggaaaaatatttttttacaggtatgtccaatatatttatatatgttatgttctaattagaaaactaaaaatacagcaaatatggCAGCAGtactaaaaaaatcaacagcagtaaaaagtcagaatattgaGAAGAAAGCCGTAATTTTATACATAATTTATTTGTAGAATAAACatagaataatgtaatattctattttaaaacaacaaagttattatttctggaaaaattattttgtggaaaaagtaataatgttatgagaatatagtcaaaatattatgggaacaaagtcataattacgaaaaaagaaagcagaaaaaaatatatataaaaaaatactcaatGGAAAAAGTCTGATTCTTACAAGAAATGAGttgcaattttccaaaaatttgttaatattatgttaataatatgttaatattatgaggaaaaatattgtcatattagtagaatagagttgaaatattaaagaaaaaaatatattttttaaagtcacaatattatgatttacaagaagaaagcagaacttttaaaacaaaattatataaaaaattactCAATGGAAAAAGtctaatttttgcaaaaataagttgcaattttccaaaaattaattaaaatttaaaattaaaattaattaaaaatttgtagaatagagttaaaatattaaagaaaaaaatattatttttttaaagtcaaaatattttaacatttataacaaaccaaggttggaatttttggaaattggagactctaaattggcCATAGGTGGGAATGTGACCGGTCCTTGTGTAccatagtcagctgggataggctccagcataccccatggatggatggatggatggatacaccAAAGTTCAGCTTCCAAAAAATCTGCTAATTTCTTTGAACTATAAAATTGATTCTCTTGACTACACTACTTGATTGGATTTGTCAATATTCAGAATagagaaaattaaataaaaatttagacAATCGTCAAATCTATCAACCTCTGGAGGGGTCAATGTTTTCTGCGAGCCATTATAAATGATTGTTTACTTTCATAAATAACAATTCATATCGTTTTCTGTTCAACCTGTTCAATCCACTCCATTGAGTTTTCAGTCACGTCCACACCTTTTCAATAACCCTGCTGATCTTCTGCAAACCTTTTAAAGCAAAACAATTCAGCCAATTCCGCTAAGCTCCAAGGAGAGCTCAACCTTTACCACATGCTATGGATTTATGGCTTTACAAACATTTCAGATTTACTGCGGCGTTGTAAAGAACCGCGACTACAGACTACAGACTACCGACTCTCTGTCCATTCGTTCTTGACAAGTGACACCGGTAATTATCAGCCGCCGCAAATAAATCATACCATTTTATCCTTTTGCCCTTGATGGAATAACCATTTTCAAGCGTGTCCAATACTACTCAACTCAAG includes:
- the bhlha9 gene encoding class A basic helix-loop-helix protein 9 yields the protein MSCSSVAESEISEEELEIGALGQGESEGSPKASFQDSESSTSSPSDPEEGQTKKRNRPVRSKARRMAANVRERKRIMDYNQAFNALRVALNHDLSGKRLSKIATLQRAINRISALSVFLSTNPPGKPCTHRECNRSSAAAPTPMAASQLEPTRVTMPRLEHQSYAPWHASVSQHLQPQQAPHVYRLPMEHHVYMDSSISSCPPSPHYPCYPTEGHLYTSRGHCGSPHEHPPSPLRFSQVGDGLGYQPGLWGSCTQGYMDTFVEPSPNLGLPWQMNYLQEQEHNFSVGSEIL